One genomic region from Spirulina subsalsa PCC 9445 encodes:
- a CDS encoding serine/threonine protein kinase — protein sequence MISAVDAGEILGERYRVLQGLGKGRWGMTYLAEEIPVSQDRCVIQVFTFPIPAPEQRSDFQHQITQEAELLKKLDHPQIAKFRDWFISETADHWVLYWVSDYVSGQSLRLLQQGRWVQQRGFEKREIVQLLSQLLPVLHYLHYHGVIHRNLSPNHILIRQRDSLPVLVDLGGIQQIIANQRALSDPPSVVMVGQVGYAPPEQFQKGIIFTYSDLYALAAVLLVLLTGQPPEVLLNPETGNWEWQQFTRFTPKLQGIFTKMLAKRPGDRFQNAYDVMQMLQDQPTPPPPPRRGESGEGKRDKSKESGQKSSTRHSSASLSPQQNSRLLKRSGMRLLTVLSQFVLVLGFVVAAGAIGWWFGNYWLTYQLVSEREILPELDDSPPVSPPPLEEDWTPENLSFPLTDDPEPDPDESLPLLEQERKLALRQRRLNLTIDYEFFQQLVQQQFLAQYPERRGRRLSNRPEDMVWRDRWDETATQVLDQLMFLSGEARRGLGSYRRRDRERWEVEVQRLDISPRVLYELTDRAFFHRFPEHKDRQFLNEPIGQVWNAIALEKLRALRSGSALQKVSFPSGEDNVQLEGELDPGQGQVFLLRVEANQRLSINAITDRAVGLSLYAPNGQALLSGSDERAWSDTVNRTGLYEVVLLSRSAQSLNYRLSIKIENP from the coding sequence ATGATCAGTGCGGTGGATGCCGGGGAAATTTTAGGAGAGCGTTATCGGGTTTTACAAGGTTTGGGTAAAGGACGCTGGGGGATGACCTATCTGGCCGAGGAAATTCCGGTGAGTCAAGATCGCTGTGTGATCCAAGTCTTTACCTTTCCGATTCCTGCTCCAGAACAAAGGTCTGATTTCCAACATCAGATTACCCAGGAGGCTGAACTCCTCAAAAAACTAGATCATCCCCAAATTGCTAAGTTTCGGGATTGGTTTATTAGTGAAACCGCCGATCATTGGGTGCTTTATTGGGTGTCGGACTATGTGAGTGGCCAAAGTTTACGTCTTTTACAACAAGGGCGTTGGGTACAACAACGGGGGTTTGAGAAACGGGAAATTGTCCAACTGCTCTCTCAGTTATTACCTGTGCTGCATTATCTCCATTATCATGGGGTCATTCACCGCAATCTCTCCCCTAATCATATTTTAATTCGTCAACGAGATAGTTTGCCCGTACTTGTTGATTTGGGAGGAATTCAGCAAATTATCGCGAACCAAAGGGCTTTAAGTGATCCTCCGTCGGTGGTTATGGTGGGTCAAGTGGGCTATGCTCCGCCGGAACAATTCCAGAAGGGGATTATCTTTACTTACAGTGACCTGTATGCTCTAGCGGCGGTGTTGTTAGTGTTATTGACGGGACAACCGCCGGAGGTCTTGCTCAATCCGGAAACGGGAAACTGGGAATGGCAGCAGTTCACCCGCTTTACGCCCAAACTCCAAGGAATTTTTACGAAAATGTTGGCAAAACGTCCGGGCGATCGCTTTCAAAATGCTTATGATGTAATGCAAATGCTACAAGATCAGCCCACACCCCCCCCACCTCCGAGAAGAGGGGAATCAGGAGAGGGGAAAAGAGACAAGAGTAAGGAGTCGGGGCAAAAATCCTCGACTCGTCACTCATCGGCTTCTTTGTCTCCTCAGCAGAATTCAAGGTTGCTCAAACGTTCTGGAATGCGTTTATTAACAGTTCTCTCCCAATTTGTTCTTGTCTTGGGGTTTGTTGTGGCGGCCGGGGCGATTGGCTGGTGGTTTGGCAATTATTGGCTGACCTATCAATTGGTTTCGGAACGGGAGATCCTGCCGGAGTTGGATGATTCTCCCCCGGTTAGTCCCCCACCCCTTGAGGAGGATTGGACTCCCGAAAATCTTAGCTTTCCCCTCACAGATGACCCAGAACCGGATCCGGATGAGAGTTTACCGTTGCTCGAACAAGAACGGAAACTGGCTCTCCGTCAACGGCGCTTGAATTTGACTATTGATTATGAGTTTTTTCAACAGTTGGTTCAACAGCAGTTTTTAGCCCAATATCCGGAGCGACGGGGGAGACGGTTAAGTAATCGTCCCGAGGATATGGTGTGGCGCGATCGCTGGGATGAAACAGCGACTCAAGTTTTAGATCAGTTGATGTTTTTGAGTGGGGAAGCCCGACGGGGTTTAGGCAGTTATCGACGGCGCGATCGCGAGCGCTGGGAAGTAGAGGTGCAACGGTTGGATATTAGTCCTCGGGTTTTATATGAACTGACGGATCGGGCGTTTTTTCACCGTTTCCCGGAACACAAAGACCGTCAGTTTCTCAATGAACCCATCGGACAGGTTTGGAATGCGATCGCCTTGGAAAAATTGCGCGCCCTCCGTTCCGGTTCTGCTTTACAAAAGGTATCTTTTCCGAGTGGGGAAGATAATGTCCAACTCGAAGGAGAATTAGATCCCGGTCAAGGTCAAGTGTTTTTATTGCGGGTGGAAGCCAATCAGCGCTTATCGATTAATGCAATTACGGATCGAGCCGTCGGACTCTCGCTCTATGCTCCCAATGGTCAGGCTTTATTATCGGGTTCAGATGAGCGCGCTTGGTCGGATACGGTCAACCGGACGGGACTTTATGAGGTCGTCCTCCTTTCCCGTTCTGCCCAATCTCTCAATTATCGCTTATCGATTAAGATAGAGAATCCTTGA
- a CDS encoding LL-diaminopimelate aminotransferase, with protein MQLAKRIEPLRNNVFADMDRAKAQAQREGREIIDLSLGSSDLPAPDCAIAAIQAALEDPHTHGYTLFHSTQAFRQAAAQWYEQKYGLPVDPETEVLPLIGCQEGTAHLPLAVLNPGDIALLLDPGYPSHTGGIHLAGGKIYTLPLRAENHFLPDLSAIPAPILAQSRLMVLSYPHNPTTAIAPLSFFQAAVAFCQQHNIVLVHDFPYADLVFSGTPAAPSLLQADPNKTVSLELFTFSKSYNMGGFRIAYAIGNAELIGALRQVKAVVDFNQYRGIMQGAIAALQSDPTIVQQTVNTFQTRRDTFVQALGGIGWDVPTPPATMYIWAQLPAPWRERSIEFCCELVAKTGVAASPGAGFGKMGEGYVRFALVHEPDVLKKAVARIAEFLGQF; from the coding sequence ATGCAACTGGCTAAACGTATTGAACCCTTAAGAAACAACGTCTTTGCTGATATGGATCGGGCGAAAGCCCAAGCCCAACGGGAAGGACGAGAAATTATTGATTTATCCTTGGGATCTTCGGACTTACCCGCTCCCGATTGTGCGATCGCCGCCATCCAGGCCGCCCTCGAAGATCCCCACACCCACGGCTACACCCTCTTTCATAGTACCCAAGCCTTCCGCCAAGCCGCCGCCCAATGGTATGAGCAGAAGTACGGCCTTCCCGTTGATCCAGAAACAGAAGTTCTGCCCCTCATTGGCTGTCAAGAAGGCACCGCCCACCTCCCCCTAGCCGTATTAAATCCGGGAGACATTGCCCTATTATTAGATCCGGGCTACCCCTCCCACACTGGCGGGATTCATTTAGCCGGGGGAAAAATTTACACCCTACCCCTGCGCGCCGAAAATCACTTTTTACCGGACTTGAGCGCCATTCCTGCCCCGATATTAGCCCAAAGCCGTCTGATGGTCTTGAGTTACCCCCACAATCCCACTACAGCCATCGCCCCCCTCAGCTTTTTTCAAGCCGCCGTCGCCTTTTGTCAACAGCACAATATTGTTTTAGTCCACGACTTCCCCTATGCAGATTTAGTCTTTAGCGGCACACCCGCCGCCCCCTCCCTCTTACAAGCAGATCCCAACAAAACCGTTTCTTTGGAATTATTCACCTTTTCCAAGTCCTACAACATGGGGGGATTTCGCATCGCCTACGCCATCGGGAATGCTGAGTTAATTGGGGCTTTGCGACAGGTGAAAGCCGTTGTAGACTTCAATCAGTACAGGGGCATCATGCAGGGTGCGATCGCCGCCTTACAAAGTGATCCTACCATTGTCCAACAGACCGTCAACACCTTCCAAACCCGCAGGGATACCTTCGTGCAGGCTCTTGGGGGCATAGGCTGGGACGTTCCCACCCCACCCGCCACCATGTACATCTGGGCGCAACTCCCCGCCCCCTGGCGAGAGCGTTCTATTGAGTTTTGCTGTGAATTAGTGGCTAAAACTGGGGTAGCGGCATCCCCCGGCGCTGGCTTTGGCAAAATGGGGGAGGGCTACGTCCGTTTTGCCCTTGTTCATGAACCGGATGTATTGAAAAAGGCCGTCGCTCGCATAGCCGAGTTTTTGGGGCAATTTTAG
- a CDS encoding DUF928 domain-containing protein, translated as MNSLIKLPKLLQIILLMFGFWSYSFSLPSQTQSTNNSPLDSLRLTQRNREDEEIHGEIETGRRPGCPQLTHPLTPIVIHQEQPGNRILRFGRTTQEHPTIWVYIPYDTAMLGRVIFDLRDRDQKLLYEFNVPVRNTPGFIQIPLNKDYPLEIDQFYQWHLSIDMYCSENAPAQFDSTSAWIRRVSNSSSEELIYDRLTELNNLDPNQQQSALQSLLRELGLDSLQNEPMSHCCKPE; from the coding sequence ATGAATTCACTCATTAAACTTCCTAAATTATTGCAAATTATCCTCCTGATGTTTGGCTTTTGGAGTTATAGCTTTTCCCTGCCCAGTCAAACCCAGAGTACAAACAATTCGCCTTTAGATAGTTTAAGATTAACACAAAGAAATAGAGAAGATGAGGAAATACATGGGGAAATAGAGACTGGTAGACGTCCGGGTTGTCCTCAACTGACTCATCCTCTAACCCCCATTGTCATTCATCAAGAGCAACCCGGCAATAGAATTTTACGTTTTGGTAGAACCACCCAAGAACATCCCACAATTTGGGTTTATATTCCCTATGATACAGCTATGTTAGGTCGAGTCATTTTTGATCTGCGAGATCGGGATCAAAAATTACTTTATGAATTTAATGTACCGGTTCGTAATACTCCCGGATTTATTCAAATTCCACTCAACAAAGATTATCCATTAGAAATTGATCAATTCTATCAATGGCACTTAAGTATAGATATGTACTGTTCCGAAAATGCCCCTGCTCAATTTGACTCCACATCAGCATGGATTCGTCGCGTCTCTAACTCTAGCTCAGAAGAATTGATTTATGATCGTCTCACAGAGCTTAACAATTTAGACCCGAATCAACAACAAAGTGCGTTACAGTCTTTACTCAGAGAATTAGGATTAGACTCCTTGCAAAATGAACCGATGAGTCATTGCTGTAAACCAGAATAG
- a CDS encoding methyl-accepting chemotaxis protein produces the protein MRLTTQMRYIVLVLFGFSLVNITALFLQINRMNGNARVINLTGVIRGSSQKITKLRLNGERDQFYINTIDQIFSGLVGGSSELGLTAIKNPELLGHIQTLQSRWNTLKNLIDSPENDPQHQEDLIRLSEEVWRLADSATESAEKIADQNLNILQGLKISLFVLNLLLLGIIASLIQSISNKLDGTVKNVVLSTKEIASIVEEQERVTIQQQTVINETTNVITELREFSEDVAQQAGATKKVADQVMDLTTEGSQTVKTSQQDMTELKKQVDNISQHIAWLQEKANQVGTISQAVRDLADQTNMLALNAAIESVRAGEQGEGFRVVAREIRQLADKSKQSAQNINSLILDIQNRIKNTVVATKMGTESLNQTVQTTKKTVTVFHEVAQVINQVAISSEQILLSTKQQVHATQQVVDTMHHLENAAEETKLGMNYARSSAQRLNLAAETLNEIT, from the coding sequence ATGCGCTTAACCACTCAAATGCGTTATATTGTCTTGGTTTTATTTGGCTTTTCTTTGGTCAATATTACAGCTTTATTTTTACAAATCAACCGAATGAATGGGAATGCTCGCGTTATTAATTTAACTGGGGTGATTCGGGGTTCTAGCCAAAAAATAACGAAATTAAGGTTAAATGGTGAACGAGATCAATTTTATATAAACACAATTGATCAAATCTTCTCGGGGTTAGTTGGAGGGAGTTCAGAACTTGGTTTGACCGCTATTAAAAATCCTGAATTATTAGGACATATCCAAACCTTACAAAGCCGTTGGAACACTTTAAAAAATCTAATTGATAGTCCCGAAAATGACCCTCAACATCAAGAAGACCTAATCCGCTTGAGTGAGGAAGTCTGGAGATTAGCGGATAGTGCCACAGAATCTGCTGAAAAAATAGCGGATCAAAATCTAAATATATTGCAGGGCTTAAAAATATCATTATTCGTTTTGAATTTGCTACTTTTAGGAATTATTGCCTCGCTCATTCAAAGCATCTCTAATAAACTGGATGGCACGGTTAAAAATGTAGTGCTTTCCACCAAAGAAATTGCCTCAATCGTTGAAGAACAGGAGCGAGTTACTATTCAACAGCAAACGGTTATTAATGAAACAACTAACGTTATTACTGAACTGAGAGAATTTTCTGAAGATGTTGCGCAACAAGCCGGAGCGACCAAAAAGGTAGCGGATCAGGTAATGGATTTAACCACAGAAGGCAGTCAGACTGTAAAAACCAGTCAGCAAGATATGACTGAATTAAAAAAACAAGTAGACAATATTTCACAACACATTGCTTGGCTGCAAGAAAAAGCTAATCAAGTGGGAACTATTTCTCAAGCGGTTCGGGATTTAGCAGATCAGACTAATATGTTAGCTTTAAATGCAGCTATAGAATCAGTTAGAGCGGGAGAACAAGGAGAAGGTTTCCGAGTTGTAGCGCGAGAAATCCGGCAACTTGCCGATAAAAGTAAACAGTCTGCGCAGAATATTAATTCGTTAATTTTGGATATTCAAAACAGGATTAAAAATACAGTGGTTGCTACAAAAATGGGAACGGAAAGTTTAAACCAAACCGTTCAGACAACGAAAAAAACGGTGACGGTATTTCACGAAGTCGCTCAGGTCATTAACCAGGTGGCTATTAGTAGTGAACAAATTTTGCTCAGTACAAAGCAACAAGTTCACGCTACCCAACAGGTTGTAGATACGATGCACCACTTAGAAAATGCCGCCGAGGAGACAAAATTAGGGATGAATTATGCTAGAAGTAGTGCGCAGAGGTTGAATCTAGCGGCTGAAACCTTAAATGAAATTACCTAA
- a CDS encoding ShlB/FhaC/HecB family hemolysin secretion/activation protein, producing the protein MSAHVLGCTQGLLLFGVGLCLLGGEVSAQSPQVPNPADLLPSEPRREILPDTPVFPTDPFLDLPLLDEETPPPVVEGEGFVLQGLEWVGNTVFGDEDLQGDWQVGDRLSVTEVMALLGEIDRKYEEGGYITSGAFVSPEDFRRFQETGILRVQVREGGVAEIRVRVEGRLHREYVRSRLNLATTPPLHEPTLLDGLRLLQLDPMIEQVEGELGASPQGGQSVLTVAVVAANPWFGEVLADNGRSPSVGSFRRGVTVGHRSLSGWGDRLQLGYSNTEGSNSYDFSYTLPVSPHNTTVNLTTGTASSRIIEPPFEPLNVESISRYTQIKVRHPLKQTPSQEFAVGLALSRTESATRLLDIPFPLSPGADGEGKTQITALRFTQEWTQQSRQHILAFRSQFSLGLDALGATINSQPPDARFFAWRGQGQYVRLVGDSTLILRGTWQWSDRPLVPSEQLGMGGLGTVRGYRQDSLLRDHGFSGSAEWRFPVLKLPEVQFLVAPFVDFGLGWNQGESSDWDSLASLGLGLQWLIGDRLSARLDWGIPLSSRSSTQRTWQENGLHFSIQVNPF; encoded by the coding sequence ATGTCTGCCCATGTTTTAGGTTGTACCCAGGGTTTACTGTTGTTCGGTGTGGGATTGTGCCTCTTGGGGGGAGAGGTGAGCGCCCAAAGTCCCCAAGTTCCCAATCCGGCGGATTTATTGCCTTCGGAGCCCCGACGGGAGATTTTGCCCGATACTCCGGTTTTCCCGACGGATCCGTTTCTCGATTTACCGTTACTGGATGAGGAAACGCCTCCCCCGGTTGTGGAGGGGGAGGGTTTTGTTTTACAAGGGTTGGAATGGGTGGGAAATACGGTGTTTGGAGATGAGGATTTACAGGGGGATTGGCAGGTGGGGGATCGTCTCTCTGTGACGGAGGTGATGGCCTTATTGGGGGAGATTGACCGCAAGTATGAGGAGGGGGGCTATATTACCAGTGGTGCTTTTGTGAGTCCGGAGGATTTTCGTCGGTTTCAGGAGACGGGGATTTTGCGGGTACAGGTGAGGGAAGGAGGGGTGGCGGAGATTCGGGTGAGGGTGGAGGGGCGATTACATCGGGAGTATGTGCGATCGCGCCTGAATTTAGCCACGACTCCCCCTCTCCATGAACCCACGTTACTGGATGGGTTGCGGTTATTACAATTAGACCCCATGATTGAGCAGGTAGAGGGGGAGTTAGGGGCGAGTCCTCAAGGGGGACAGAGTGTTTTAACGGTGGCTGTAGTGGCGGCTAATCCGTGGTTTGGGGAGGTTTTGGCGGATAATGGGCGATCGCCAAGTGTGGGCAGTTTTCGCCGAGGGGTGACGGTGGGACATCGGAGTTTATCCGGTTGGGGCGATCGCTTACAGTTGGGTTACAGTAACACGGAGGGCAGCAATAGCTACGATTTCAGCTACACCCTCCCTGTCAGTCCCCACAATACAACGGTTAATTTAACGACGGGAACCGCCAGTAGTCGCATTATTGAACCTCCTTTTGAGCCGCTCAATGTGGAGTCTATCTCCCGCTATACTCAAATCAAGGTGCGCCATCCTTTAAAGCAAACCCCCAGTCAAGAATTCGCGGTGGGTTTAGCCTTGTCGCGCACAGAAAGCGCCACTCGTTTACTGGATATTCCCTTTCCTCTCTCCCCCGGTGCCGATGGGGAGGGGAAAACCCAAATTACAGCCCTACGTTTTACTCAGGAGTGGACGCAACAAAGCCGTCAGCATATTTTAGCCTTCCGTTCTCAGTTTAGTCTGGGTCTGGACGCTCTGGGGGCAACGATTAATTCTCAGCCCCCAGATGCCAGGTTTTTCGCTTGGCGAGGACAAGGGCAATATGTGCGTTTAGTGGGGGATAGCACCTTGATTTTACGGGGAACTTGGCAATGGAGCGATCGCCCTTTAGTCCCTTCTGAACAGTTGGGAATGGGGGGATTGGGGACGGTGCGGGGCTATCGTCAGGATAGCCTATTAAGGGATCATGGCTTCTCTGGGTCGGCGGAGTGGCGTTTTCCGGTCTTGAAACTGCCCGAAGTCCAGTTTTTAGTTGCCCCTTTCGTGGATTTTGGTCTGGGGTGGAATCAGGGCGAGTCCTCGGATTGGGATAGTCTCGCCTCCCTTGGTTTGGGCTTACAATGGTTGATAGGCGATCGCCTTTCTGCCCGTTTAGATTGGGGAATTCCCCTCTCTTCTCGTTCATCGACTCAACGCACTTGGCAAGAAAACGGTTTACATTTCTCAATACAAGTCAATCCTTTTTAA
- a CDS encoding thioredoxin family protein, whose product MSQVTVISDGEFEKAVYGQNKPVLAYFWAAWCGPCRLVSPSIEALASEYGDRLKVVKLEVDPNPDAVKACQVEGVPALRLFKDHEIVLSHEGAIGKQALFDLLKSHLN is encoded by the coding sequence GTGAGTCAAGTTACTGTCATTTCCGATGGGGAGTTTGAAAAAGCGGTTTATGGTCAGAATAAGCCCGTTTTAGCCTACTTTTGGGCGGCTTGGTGTGGGCCTTGTCGCTTAGTCTCCCCGTCTATAGAAGCCCTTGCCTCGGAATATGGCGATCGCCTTAAAGTTGTAAAATTAGAGGTAGACCCCAATCCTGACGCAGTGAAAGCCTGTCAAGTGGAGGGAGTCCCCGCCCTCAGATTATTTAAAGACCATGAAATAGTCTTATCTCATGAGGGAGCCATCGGCAAACAAGCCCTGTTTGATTTACTCAAATCCCACTTAAATTAG
- a CDS encoding CHAT domain-containing protein, whose protein sequence is MITKFSLSPNPRQSFFRALHRPSFRYLCLFLLCFTLTLFPVTAQSQSHLPSQQLVEQASVLYEQDQIEEAIALLKTALTQYTQNQDIGGQALVLTNLSLLYQKQGNWTEAQTLLNQSLDLLNPQPKSTDTLNILAQTWSVQGTLSLNLGQFQTALNAWENSAQYYQQMGQPLRAIEPQIHQTFALQNLGLYREALNRILQLNPPLLQLPNSPLKATGLQQLAKIIRLVGDIPELTQYFGTESDYLDHSERLLRQSLQILEETPSPSLKPAILLELGNTLQAKYYQKKDLNNRLYFDKINNIFIRESTNLLEILAQTLNTYQQVIKSPLTTPLLKIQAQTNRLQLLLDFSQHRDEIAGNQDLIEANLALLQTELQNLEPLLSDIALLEQQNLSHPLLYAKLKLAHTLIKSQSKDFAQLAPQLLEQVIEQSTLINNNQTQSYAKGYLGAWYEKQQQWPLAQQLTQEALLLAQQMQSPELLYQWQWQLGRILTQRNQLKQAISAYQSSLKSLDTVRLNLTALNNFDYPFLFRDDVEPVYRQFAQLLINQDNNQSLQQATQIIEQLQVAELEDYLRCQLRNDQGVPLNDYIAENNLNTAVMSLIVLDDQVHGIVKLPKDEPLIHFARKADDIEAKVAEIRDHIKRRINSPVFSELYQLLIEPIEDNLQSNQISSLVFILDSELKNIPLNALYDGEQYLIEKYSLALNLGFNVLETPAIPLESKNIIAAGVSEENLGQIALPFVEKELSYIQSKFPQNTILKNQDFTPFSFKNALTQQSFNIVHLATHGMFKSDPNGTFISAYNEKITLNELSSILQTQGERKETPLDLLVLSACQTAIGDKRATLGLAGISIQSGARSTIASLFDINDAATAILISHFYDNLAEPEMTKGEALRQAQVQLLQNPDYRLPYFWSSYVLVGNWQ, encoded by the coding sequence ATGATCACTAAATTCTCTCTCTCCCCAAACCCCAGACAGTCTTTTTTCCGCGCCTTACATCGCCCTAGCTTCCGTTATTTGTGCCTCTTTTTGCTCTGTTTCACCCTTACCCTGTTCCCCGTCACCGCACAATCTCAAAGCCATCTCCCCTCCCAGCAGTTGGTAGAGCAAGCATCGGTACTCTATGAGCAAGACCAGATAGAAGAGGCGATCGCACTCCTAAAAACCGCCCTCACCCAATACACCCAAAACCAAGACATTGGCGGACAAGCCCTTGTCCTCACCAACCTCTCCCTATTGTACCAAAAACAAGGAAATTGGACAGAAGCCCAAACCCTTTTAAACCAAAGTTTAGACCTCTTAAACCCACAACCAAAATCCACAGATACCCTAAATATCCTAGCACAAACTTGGTCAGTTCAAGGGACACTTTCCCTCAATTTAGGTCAGTTTCAAACCGCCCTTAACGCCTGGGAAAACTCCGCCCAATATTATCAGCAAATGGGGCAACCTTTACGAGCCATTGAGCCGCAAATTCATCAAACCTTTGCCCTACAAAACCTTGGACTCTATCGAGAAGCCCTCAACCGTATTCTCCAACTCAATCCTCCCCTCCTCCAACTCCCCAACTCCCCCCTCAAAGCCACAGGACTCCAGCAACTCGCTAAAATCATCCGCCTCGTGGGAGATATACCCGAATTAACCCAATATTTCGGCACAGAGAGCGATTATTTAGACCATTCTGAACGGTTATTAAGGCAGAGTTTACAGATACTCGAAGAAACCCCCTCACCCTCCCTAAAGCCCGCAATTTTATTAGAACTCGGCAACACCTTACAAGCCAAATATTATCAGAAAAAGGATTTAAACAATCGCTTGTATTTCGATAAAATAAATAATATTTTCATCAGAGAAAGCACAAACCTACTGGAAATTTTAGCCCAAACCCTCAACACTTATCAACAAGTCATCAAATCCCCCCTAACGACTCCCTTATTAAAAATCCAAGCGCAAACCAACCGCTTACAGCTTCTACTAGACTTCTCCCAACACAGAGACGAGATAGCCGGAAATCAGGACTTAATTGAGGCAAACCTAGCCTTACTGCAAACCGAATTACAGAACTTAGAACCGCTTTTATCTGACATTGCCCTCTTAGAACAGCAAAATCTCTCCCATCCACTACTTTACGCTAAACTCAAACTCGCTCATACTTTAATTAAAAGTCAATCTAAAGATTTTGCTCAACTTGCGCCACAACTCCTAGAACAAGTGATTGAGCAATCAACTCTAATTAACAACAATCAAACTCAATCTTACGCCAAAGGATATTTAGGAGCTTGGTATGAAAAACAGCAACAATGGCCTCTTGCCCAACAACTGACACAAGAAGCGCTGTTACTCGCTCAACAAATGCAATCCCCAGAATTACTTTATCAATGGCAATGGCAACTGGGGAGAATCTTAACCCAACGAAATCAACTCAAGCAAGCTATTTCAGCCTATCAATCTTCTCTGAAAAGTTTAGATACAGTGAGATTGAATTTAACGGCATTGAATAACTTTGATTATCCCTTTTTATTCCGGGATGATGTTGAACCCGTTTATCGACAATTTGCCCAGCTTTTGATTAATCAAGACAATAATCAGTCCCTGCAACAAGCGACGCAAATTATTGAACAGTTACAAGTAGCTGAACTGGAAGACTATTTAAGATGTCAACTGCGCAATGATCAGGGAGTGCCGTTAAATGACTACATCGCTGAGAATAATTTAAACACAGCCGTTATGTCCTTGATTGTGTTAGATGATCAGGTTCATGGGATTGTCAAGTTGCCCAAGGATGAGCCGTTAATTCATTTTGCGAGAAAAGCAGATGATATTGAGGCTAAAGTAGCTGAAATTAGAGATCATATTAAAAGAAGAATAAACTCTCCTGTCTTTTCAGAGTTATATCAGTTATTAATTGAACCTATCGAAGACAATTTACAATCTAATCAAATTAGCTCTTTAGTATTTATTTTGGATAGCGAGTTAAAAAATATTCCTCTCAATGCGCTGTATGATGGGGAACAATACTTGATTGAAAAATACAGTCTTGCCCTAAATTTAGGATTTAATGTTTTAGAAACTCCGGCTATCCCTCTAGAGTCTAAAAATATTATAGCTGCCGGGGTTAGTGAAGAAAATTTAGGACAAATTGCCTTACCCTTTGTTGAAAAAGAGTTAAGTTACATCCAATCCAAGTTTCCTCAAAATACTATCCTAAAGAATCAAGATTTTACCCCTTTTTCCTTTAAAAATGCTCTAACCCAGCAATCATTTAATATCGTTCACTTAGCGACTCATGGAATGTTCAAATCTGATCCTAATGGCACTTTTATTTCAGCCTATAATGAGAAAATCACTTTGAATGAATTAAGCAGCATTTTGCAAACTCAGGGAGAGAGAAAGGAAACCCCCCTAGATTTATTAGTCTTGAGTGCTTGTCAAACAGCGATAGGAGATAAACGTGCTACATTAGGTTTAGCGGGCATTTCAATTCAGTCTGGGGCAAGGAGTACCATTGCTTCTTTATTCGATATTAATGATGCAGCAACCGCCATATTAATCAGCCATTTTTATGACAACTTAGCAGAACCTGAGATGACGAAAGGGGAAGCTTTACGTCAAGCTCAGGTGCAGTTATTGCAGAATCCAGATTATAGATTACCTTATTTTTGGTCGTCTTATGTTTTGGTCGGGAATTGGCAATAG
- a CDS encoding alpha/beta hydrolase translates to MAHSWRKLLLGDFTLKRFIRSFLFIYTCFAVYVYIFSDSMIFLPPESSYEDSPEILKLLTPDQEYISALHLPHRDATYTLLYIHGNAEDLGDIRPLLDQLHTLNVNIFAYDYRGYGTSEGRPSERNAYVDVKTAYQYLRDTLNVPAENIIVFGRSVGGGSALYLAVHKPVGGIILESTFTQAFRVVVPFPLLPFDKFRNLDRIKRVSAPVLIIHGTADETIPIAHGKKLFEAAPEPKLAFWVEGATHNDVPWVDWDAYQNKLQKFVDLLESERNSLYLETGLSQSSR, encoded by the coding sequence ATGGCTCATTCTTGGCGTAAGCTCCTCCTGGGAGACTTTACCCTAAAACGTTTTATTCGGTCTTTTCTGTTTATTTATACCTGCTTCGCCGTATATGTTTATATATTCAGCGATTCAATGATTTTTCTTCCACCAGAAAGTAGTTATGAGGACAGTCCAGAAATCCTCAAACTGCTCACACCGGATCAAGAGTATATTTCCGCGCTCCACTTGCCCCATCGGGATGCAACCTATACCCTGCTTTATATTCATGGTAATGCAGAGGATTTAGGCGATATTCGCCCGCTTTTAGACCAACTTCACACCCTTAACGTTAATATTTTTGCCTATGACTATCGGGGTTATGGCACCAGTGAAGGAAGACCCAGTGAGCGCAATGCTTATGTTGACGTTAAAACGGCCTATCAGTATCTACGGGACACCCTGAATGTCCCGGCTGAGAATATTATTGTTTTTGGTCGTTCGGTGGGTGGGGGGTCTGCCCTCTACTTAGCTGTTCATAAGCCCGTGGGGGGGATTATTCTAGAAAGCACGTTTACTCAGGCTTTTCGAGTCGTTGTTCCTTTTCCCTTGTTACCCTTCGACAAATTTAGAAATCTCGATAGAATTAAGCGGGTATCTGCTCCAGTTTTGATTATTCATGGCACAGCCGATGAGACGATCCCCATCGCTCACGGAAAAAAACTATTTGAGGCCGCACCAGAACCAAAACTGGCGTTCTGGGTTGAAGGGGCCACTCATAACGATGTGCCTTGGGTGGACTGGGACGCTTATCAAAATAAACTTCAGAAATTTGTGGATTTGCTGGAGTCGGAGCGTAATAGCTTATATCTGGAAACAGGTTTAAGTCAGTCGTCTCGTTGA